The sequence CCCAAACAGGGGCCAGAGCGTGTTAATTCCGCCCAGCGGGTCGGTTACCCCTTGATAAACAAAGAATCCCCATCCAGAAACAGCCACGGCGGTGCCGATTAAGTTACCAACCCATGACTGGCTTTTAGCCAGGCTTGGGATAAAGACACCAACGGTATCTTGCACCATAAAGCGGCAAGCGCGTGTACCTGCATCAACTGCAGTCAGAATAAATAGTGCTTCAAACAAGATAGCAAAGTGGTACCAGAATGCCATCATGGCGGTGCTGCCCGTGATGGTACTGATGATATGCGCCATGCCTACGGCAAAGGTTGGTGCGCCGCCAGCACGGGACAGAATTGAATGCTCACCCACATCTTTGGCAATCTGTGCCAGATAGTCTGGGGTAATCACAAAGCCCCAGCCATTGATTACCTGCGAGGCGCTTTCTACCGTTGTGCCAATCAGTGCTGCCGGGGAATTCATGGCGAAATACACACCAGGCTCAAGCACCGAAGCGCAAATGAGTGCCATCAGTGCTACAAATGATTCCATTAGCATCGAGCCATAACCAATCATACGGATATGGCTTTCTTTTTCGATAAGCTTAGGAGTGGTGCCAGATGCCACCAGGGCATGAAAGCCCGAGATTGCGCCGCAAGCAATGGTAATAAACAAAAACGGGAACAGACTGCCGGCAAAAACGGGGCCGCTGCCATCAATAAAGCGGCTGACGGCAGGCATTTTTAGTTCAGGAGCGGCAAATACAATCCCCACTGCCAAGCCTGCAATAACACCAATTTTTAGGAAAGTAGACAGATAATCGCGTGGTGCCAGGAGCAGCCACACTGGCAATACCGAGGCAACAAAGCCGTAAATAATCAGTGCCCAGGTCAGCTCGGTGCCGCGCATAGTAAAGAAAGGGCCCCATTCAGGGCTGGCAGCAATATCACCACCGTAAATAATTGCGGCCATCATCAGCACAAAGCCAATTAGCGAAATTTCGCCAATATGCCCTGGGCGCAGATAACGCATATAAATACCCATAAAAAGCGCAATAGGGATGGTTGCAGCAATCGAGAACACACCCCATGGACTTTCTGCCAAGGCTTTTACCACCACCAGAGCCAAGGCCGACAAGATGATAATCATCACGCCCAGCGCGCCCAGCATTACGATAACCCCGGCAAATGGCCCCAGCTCCTGCTTGGCCATTTCACCTAAGGATCTGCCATCGCGGCGGGTAGAAATAAATAAAACCAGGAAATCCTGCACCGCGCCAGCCAGCATTACGCCGACTAAAATCCAGATGGTGCCGGGTAAAAAGCCCATTTGCGCAGCTAGAATGGGCCCGACCAGGGGGCCTGCGCCAGCAATTGCAGCAAAGTGATGGCCAAATAAAACCCATTTATTGGTCGGCACATAATCCAGACCATCATTACGGCGCTGGGCGGGGGTAGGGCGGTTATCGTCGAGCTCGAAGATTTTTTCGGCGATAAATTTGGAGTAGAAGCGGTAAGCAATGCTGTAGCAGGAGATAGCGGCTAAGACCAGCCAGACTGCATTGACATGTTCTCCCCTGCTGAGTGCCAGCATGGCGAAGGAGAATGCGCCACCAAGAGCTACCAGCAGCCAGACCCCCCATTTTTTAAAGTGATTCATCGTCTTCCCTTATAAGCATTTTATTTTGAATAACTTATGTACAGGTTTGATGATGAAACGATGCCGCTTATCGTCACATAGGTGCTTTCCCTAGTTCCATGTTAAAAATCGAGGTTTTTTAAATGTTGTTTTACAGGGGGCGTCAAAAAAGTAAACATACACAGCGTATTTAAGTGTAATTTTGGTGTTATTTACGTTTTATTGAGGAGCTTTTTCAAGCGACTTATGAATTGTGCAGGCGTGGCTTAAAGTGTTTTTTTGCCACGCTGAACGCACATTAATCAATGAGGGAGTAAAAAGTGGGGCACAGCAATAAAAGCTACGCCTGCCAGAATGAGTGCTACCTGCTGGGCGGTGTCTTTAAGCTGAGGGCGTTTATGCAGGCCGGGGATAAGATCGGCAATGGCGACATAAATCATGCTGGATGCGCCCAGCGCCAGCAGATAGGGTTGCCAGTGGGTAACGGTCTGCAGTGACCAGTAGGCAAGTAGTGCGCCAATTAATGCGGCGAGCGATGACATGGCATTGAGCAGCAAAGCTTTGGTTTTGCTATAGCCCGAATGCAGTAGTACGATAAAATCGCCTACTTCTTGCGGTACTTCGTGAGCGATAATTGCTAGTGATGTGGCGATCCCCACATTAATATCGGTCATAAAGGCTGCGGCAATCAGCGCGCCGTCCAGAAAATTATGGAAGGTGTCGCCTACAATAATCATCAGCCCCGCGCGGCCGTGTCCATGCCCGTGCGAGTGTTCGTGCGGTTCTAGTTCTCCGCATTCTTCATGATGGCAATGCCGCCAGATCACGAGTTTTTCCATAATAAAAAACACCAGAATCCCGGCAAGTAAGGTGAGTGAAATGCTTGATGCCGAGGGTTTTTCCGAATGAGAGAGCTCTTTGTGATCGTGGCTTGTGTTTTTGTCTGCAGAGTGCCCGTGTTCTTTATGGATATCTGCATTGCCGCCAGGATGCTCATGTTCGTCGATCGTGCTGCTGGCGCTAGTCTGGACAATGGCGGGCCGATGATCGTGCTCACCAAAAGCATGGGGGAGAATTTCCAGAAAGGCGGCGGCCAGCAGGGAGCCAACTGCAAAGCTGACTAATTTGGGAATCCAGCTGGGTCGGGCGGCATAGGCAATACATGCAGCGGTAAGCACACTCAGCAGGCTGCCCGCTACGCTGGCGGTCATAATCCAGGCAAGAACACTCATTTAAAGACTTTTAAAATATCTGTAGATGCAACAGTGTATCATTTAGTCGTCATTCAGTCAGCCAAATTAAGCTGGCCATACGGCCTGTGCACTGATCACGGCGGTAGGAGAAAAAGCGATCAGAGTCTGTTACTGTGCAATAGTCCCCACCATAAATCGCATGTACACCGCTGGCTTGAAGCCTTTGCTTTGCCAGCAGATAAATATCAACCAGCCATTTTCCAGTGTTTGCACTTGGTTTAAACGCGCTGGCCGAGGTGTTATCGTGCGCCATAAATGCTGCACGGACTTCTGCTCCGACTTCAAATGCTCTCGGGCCAATGGCAGGGCCTAGCCAGGCCATCAGCGTATCGGGAGGTATATTCATCTGCTTAATGGCGGCTTCAATTACGCCGCCACAAAGGCCGCGCCAGCCAGCATGAGCGGCCCCCACCACGGTGCCCGCCTGATTGCATAGTAAGACGGGCAGACAGTCTGCGGTCATGACAGCGCAGACTGCGTTTACAGTGTGCGCCGTTATTGCATCGGCTTCGGCGTTTTGCCGGGCGGTGGCGGCATCGACCACCTGCACTCCGTGTACCTGGCTCAGCCATATCGGGTCGGCTGGTAGGTACTGGCGAACAATGGCCCGGTTGTGGGCTACGGCCTCGGGCGAGTCATCAACATGGTTGCCTAAATTGAGGCTTGCCCAGGGCGCGCAACTTACACCTCCGTGGCGGCTGGTAGAAATAGCCTGCACGGTGGCAGGCGCAGGCCAGTCTGGCCTGATCCACATTGGCGGGAGTGGCTTATTCACGGACATACATGACTTCGCAATCACTATCGTCGACATCCCAGTCGTCATCCCAGTCCTCTTCCAGCATGCCAGCGTCCAGGCGCAGTACATTAACCAGCATGTCCATATCTTCCGGTAATGGTGCTTTCCAGGTCATGGTTTTGCCGGTTTCAGGGTGAATAAGCGACAGTTTTCGGGCATGCAATGCCTGACGTGCAAATTCACCGAGTGTAATACTGACTTCTGGCGAGTGTATTCTGGGTTTTCCGCCATAAATCGGGTCGGCTGCAAGCGGGTGGTTGATATGGGCCATATGCACGCGAATCTGGTGCGTACGGCCAGTTTCGAGCTGGCATTCAACAAGTGTGTGTGCGGTAAAGTGCTCGCGAATCTTATAGTGCGTTACCGCGTGTTTGCCTGAATACACTACCGCCATCTTGATTCTTTCTTTAGGATGACGGCCAATTGGCGCATCTACTTTGCCATCATTAGAAAGCAGACCCTGTGCAATGGCCATGTAGTGGCGCTTGACTGTACGTGCCTGTAATTGCTGCACAAGACT comes from Iodobacter ciconiae and encodes:
- a CDS encoding ZIP family metal transporter, which produces MSVLAWIMTASVAGSLLSVLTAACIAYAARPSWIPKLVSFAVGSLLAAAFLEILPHAFGEHDHRPAIVQTSASSTIDEHEHPGGNADIHKEHGHSADKNTSHDHKELSHSEKPSASSISLTLLAGILVFFIMEKLVIWRHCHHEECGELEPHEHSHGHGHGRAGLMIIVGDTFHNFLDGALIAAAFMTDINVGIATSLAIIAHEVPQEVGDFIVLLHSGYSKTKALLLNAMSSLAALIGALLAYWSLQTVTHWQPYLLALGASSMIYVAIADLIPGLHKRPQLKDTAQQVALILAGVAFIAVPHFLLPH
- the rluD gene encoding 23S rRNA pseudouridine(1911/1915/1917) synthase RluD produces the protein MMHSENELNDYNDFEQARVLTVPSDLAGERLDAALAKMLPEFSRNRLSTWIKDGLVFLNGNPAVPKTKLWGGETISVLPQPEADESAFQPEDIELDIIYEDATLLVLNKAPGLVVHPGTGNWTGTVLNGLLHRYPELKTIPRAGIVHRLDKDTSGLMVIARTLMAQNSLVQQLQARTVKRHYMAIAQGLLSNDGKVDAPIGRHPKERIKMAVVYSGKHAVTHYKIREHFTAHTLVECQLETGRTHQIRVHMAHINHPLAADPIYGGKPRIHSPEVSITLGEFARQALHARKLSLIHPETGKTMTWKAPLPEDMDMLVNVLRLDAGMLEEDWDDDWDVDDSDCEVMYVRE
- a CDS encoding carbon starvation CstA family protein → MNHFKKWGVWLLVALGGAFSFAMLALSRGEHVNAVWLVLAAISCYSIAYRFYSKFIAEKIFELDDNRPTPAQRRNDGLDYVPTNKWVLFGHHFAAIAGAGPLVGPILAAQMGFLPGTIWILVGVMLAGAVQDFLVLFISTRRDGRSLGEMAKQELGPFAGVIVMLGALGVMIIILSALALVVVKALAESPWGVFSIAATIPIALFMGIYMRYLRPGHIGEISLIGFVLMMAAIIYGGDIAASPEWGPFFTMRGTELTWALIIYGFVASVLPVWLLLAPRDYLSTFLKIGVIAGLAVGIVFAAPELKMPAVSRFIDGSGPVFAGSLFPFLFITIACGAISGFHALVASGTTPKLIEKESHIRMIGYGSMLMESFVALMALICASVLEPGVYFAMNSPAALIGTTVESASQVINGWGFVITPDYLAQIAKDVGEHSILSRAGGAPTFAVGMAHIISTITGSTAMMAFWYHFAILFEALFILTAVDAGTRACRFMVQDTVGVFIPSLAKSQSWVGNLIGTAVAVSGWGFFVYQGVTDPLGGINTLWPLFGIGNQMLATMALLLGTVVIFKMKKQRYAWVTILPTIWLFITSMTAGWQKIFHENPKIGFLAQAKRFNTAISDGTLLAPAKSIADMERIVFNNQINTVLCAFFMLVAMTMLVAAVIQIRKALSNKNVSVHEINGPLANEASHA
- the pgeF gene encoding peptidoglycan editing factor PgeF gives rise to the protein MWIRPDWPAPATVQAISTSRHGGVSCAPWASLNLGNHVDDSPEAVAHNRAIVRQYLPADPIWLSQVHGVQVVDAATARQNAEADAITAHTVNAVCAVMTADCLPVLLCNQAGTVVGAAHAGWRGLCGGVIEAAIKQMNIPPDTLMAWLGPAIGPRAFEVGAEVRAAFMAHDNTSASAFKPSANTGKWLVDIYLLAKQRLQASGVHAIYGGDYCTVTDSDRFFSYRRDQCTGRMASLIWLTE